Proteins co-encoded in one Nicotiana sylvestris chromosome 7, ASM39365v2, whole genome shotgun sequence genomic window:
- the LOC138873912 gene encoding actin cytoskeleton-regulatory complex protein PAN1-like, whose translation MTNPQDNPGTPPPPSPSNSSTPSPPSTPPKPRLHRVKMLARKTLASGALSKKLNEKLKASQAQNSSSISDSKSYQSTTEGEGPRSSNSEKTQESPSKAISSENIESRFILVGSVKDVKVPGSQRSGGKKNFEKEKEREGVCGDERGNGKGAVLAVCGVAQERVEKSGMKSRGNGSGEATEGLVHLSTQRDELISSTEETLPDLLKKVGASYDPKKCRTPTTKAPNVPKPSKKRKASSPTPTASSMPRGRATRSRVKQSEVDLQRALKESKKKKMDKGKGKIAESSEAVEEEDMELVHQERDDDWSGEEEVNDSEKEHDKLAMFGKRKILKGRMLKDLVEPGMMRLVDALAAQGWKDMVLQMDGRLARNELIEFMANVAVKDSIVSSLVKGVQVQLCKETGRDPRHTL comes from the exons ATGACTAACCCACAAGACAATCCTGgaactcctccaccaccatctccctcaaattcatccaCACCTTCTCCACCTAGTACACCGCCAAAACCTAGACTGCATAGggtgaaaatgcttgctcgaaagaCCTTAGCATCTGGGGCTTTGAGCAAGAAATTAAATGAAAAGTTGAAGGCAAGCCAGGCCCAAAACTCCAGCTCCATCTCTGATTCTAAATCATATCAATCCACTACTGAGGGAGAAGGACCTAGGTCTTCTAACTCTGAAAAGACTCAAGAATCTccatctaaggcaatttcttctGAGAATATAGAATCTAGGTTTATTCTGGTTGGGTCTGTTAAGGATGTAAAAGTACCAGGGTCAcaaaggagtggaggtaaaaagaattttgaaaaagaaaaagagagagagggtgtatGTGGTGATGAGAGGGGAAATGGGAAGGGAGCAGTTCTTGCTGTCTGTGGGGTTGCACAAGAAAGGGTAGAAAAGAGTGGCATGAAGTCAAGGGGAAATGGTTCTGGGGAAGCAACTGAAGGGTTGGTTCATCTGAGCACACAGAGAGATGAACTTatttcatctactgaagagaccctaCCAGACCTactgaaaaaggttggggcaagctATGACCCAAAGAAATGTAGAACTCCCACAACAAAAGCCCCCAATGTTCCTAAgccttccaagaaaagaaaggcttcatcCCCAACACCTACTGCCTCTTCAATGCCAAGGGGTAGAGCCACAAGAAGTAGGGTGAAACAGAGTGAAGTTGATCTACAGAGGGCTTTAAAAGagagtaagaaaaagaaaatggataaaggaaagggaaagattgcagaatcctcagaggctgttgaggaagaggatatggaactggtccatcaagaaaggg atgatgactggagtggagaagaagaagtaaatgactctgAGAAGGAACATGATAAGCTtgccatgtttggcaaaagaaagattttaaagggtagaatgctgaaagacctggtggaaccaggaatgatgagattggtggatgctttagctgctcagggatggaaggacatggtccttcagatggatggtaggctagccAGAAATGAGCTAATTGAATTTATGGCCAATGTTGCGGTTAAGGATAGCATTGTTAGTAGCCTAGTGAAAGGAGTCCAAGTGCAATTATGCAAAGAAACTGGGAGAGATCCAAGACATACCCTCTGA
- the LOC138873911 gene encoding uncharacterized protein gives MWALKKLNLDWAEAANLRMTQLNEMEEFRLHAYESVAIYKERMKFVHDKKILKREFNSGDLVLLFNSRLKLFSGKLKCKCSGPFKVVSVSPYGAIELESEDGTRTFKVNGQRVKHYLGTAGERHLIEQFALRDSPIEAPTKE, from the coding sequence atgtgggctttgaagaagCTGAATCTTGACTGGGCTGAGGCTGCTAACCTGAGGATGACACAACTTAATGAGATGGAAGAATTCCGTCTCCATGCCTATGAGAGTGTAGCCATATACAAAGAGAGGATGAAGTTTGTCCATGATAAGAAGATCTTGAAGCGGGAGTTCAATTCTGGTGACTTGGTCTTACTCTTCAATTCAAGACTCAAGTTATTTTCGGGTAAACTCAAGTGCAAATGTTCTGGCCCGTTCAAAGTTGTGAGTGTGTCTCCCTATGGTGCTATTGAATTGGAGTCGGAGGATGGGACTCGAACTTTTAAGGTGAATGGACAACGAGTCAAGCATTACCTTGGTACTGCAGGAGAAAGGCATTTGATAGAACAATTTGCTCTAAGGGATAGTCCAATAGAAGCTCCTACCAAGGAATAA
- the LOC138873910 gene encoding uncharacterized protein: MLERVLQNQESSDTSMRNMIELVGSHTTSIQKLEMQMKDLSREQNPKKKGTLLSDTIANPKGSGSGPTSHCMEITTRSGKVLQGENEQVVEVEEFEQEVEAQVEEPIDVEAKKIPEELKVQEANQEEVNEKVDDSKLKKFYDILKQLSVNIPFMEAFQEMPGFDKYLKDLITNKKTNKNEVVNVTYQVSSIIATTTIQKKEDLRAFTIPCTIRVRDFARALCDNKDSINLMPLSI; encoded by the exons ATGCTTGAACGAGTATTGCAAAATCAAGAAAGTTCCGACACTTCTATGAGGAATATGATCGAGCTTGTTGGTTCTCATACCACAtccattcaaaaattggagatgcaaATGAAAGATCTCTCTAGGGAACAAAATCCAAAGAAAAAGGGGACACTTCTAAGtgacacaattgcgaacccaaagGGTAGTGGGAGTGGTCCAACTTCTCATTGCATGGAAATTACTACTCGGAGTGGGAAGGTACTTCAAGGAGAAAATGAACAAGTGGTTGAAGTGGAAGAGTTCGAACAAGAGGTTGAGGCACAAGTTGAAGAGCCAATTGACGTTGAAGCTAAAAAGATCCCGGAAGAGTTGAAAGTTCAAGAAGCGAACCAGGAAGAGGTAAACGAGAAG gttgatgatagcaaactcAAAAAGTTCTATGACATTCTCAAGCAGTTATCGGTAAATATCCCATTTAtggaagcatttcaagagatgccgggttttgataagtatttgaaagacttgatcaccaataagaaaaccaacaagaatgaagtggtgaatgtgacttaccaggttagttccatcattgcaacaaccaccattcaaaagaaagaagacctAAGAGCTTTCACCATTCCATGCACTATTAGGGTGCGTGATTTTGCAAGAGCTCTTTGTGATAATAAGGATAGCATCAACTTGATGCCTCTTTCTATTTAG